From the Pseudomonadota bacterium genome, one window contains:
- a CDS encoding tetratricopeptide repeat protein, whose translation MPSRTASRACSRRQSPASRARTVLVVILLLFVTGAMTIEVSAKDTAKADNEAGRAADRQGDHEKAVVLLRKAVLSNPGNARYRYDLAEAYYNAGAMEYAKNVLDQVISMAPKSAEARSARALLSKIENERPKPVKDASKTSKSTLVDAVVLDDGSLLAVIDMSKTKMNLSLVLLTKDRQAGCIFAQSDWYKLVDAVDAAREKIGQIPVTTERAIEHWRYLSPVIGSQHEEAVLRLVLHKDSVYGIQPFLCVEIGTPLDHLRAFLAPSELGLVAALVHHGDDYLHGKSGPKNPENVLENHVSHGKSPTAWVAEFSRPRGVISSSSTSVKNGYVVHLTDGDVESQRSYQVLVNGKDRMTVFTFSATKGECVLTPPTESDWRKFRFCKDDVIEFERASSVKGSGPQWITSVYNAYAEELTATPTHHVVEYRVSGTVNHANLIWRDDSLTPKNAPDVKLPWTCKTKVKLGGYAQIEARGIDENALGILEIELWVDGSRLDSASSGTESKNPRAVITRKLP comes from the coding sequence ATGCCCTCTCGAACGGCGTCCCGCGCCTGCTCCAGACGTCAGTCACCAGCGAGTCGCGCTCGCACCGTCCTCGTCGTGATTCTGTTGCTCTTCGTGACAGGCGCAATGACAATTGAGGTTTCCGCAAAAGACACGGCCAAGGCAGACAACGAAGCGGGACGAGCGGCCGACCGCCAGGGCGATCACGAAAAGGCGGTCGTCCTCCTGAGAAAGGCCGTCTTGAGCAACCCCGGCAACGCACGCTACCGCTACGACCTTGCGGAGGCGTACTATAACGCGGGTGCGATGGAGTACGCGAAGAACGTGCTCGACCAGGTGATATCCATGGCTCCGAAATCTGCTGAAGCACGTTCGGCCAGGGCGCTCCTCAGCAAGATTGAGAACGAGAGACCGAAACCGGTCAAAGACGCCTCCAAGACCTCGAAAAGCACGCTGGTCGATGCCGTGGTGCTTGACGACGGCAGCCTGCTTGCGGTCATCGACATGTCGAAGACCAAGATGAACCTCTCGCTCGTGTTGCTGACCAAAGACCGACAGGCGGGATGCATCTTCGCGCAGAGCGACTGGTACAAGCTCGTCGACGCAGTCGACGCCGCCAGGGAGAAGATCGGCCAGATACCCGTCACAACAGAGCGTGCCATTGAGCACTGGCGGTATCTCAGCCCCGTCATCGGAAGCCAGCACGAAGAGGCTGTCCTGAGACTCGTTTTGCACAAGGATTCGGTATACGGCATACAACCTTTCCTGTGCGTTGAGATAGGGACCCCGCTCGATCATCTGCGGGCGTTTCTTGCACCGTCAGAACTGGGCCTGGTGGCAGCCCTGGTGCACCACGGCGACGATTACCTCCACGGCAAGAGCGGACCGAAGAACCCGGAGAACGTGCTCGAGAACCACGTGAGCCACGGCAAATCTCCGACCGCCTGGGTGGCGGAGTTCTCGCGTCCGCGAGGCGTGATCAGCAGTTCGTCGACATCCGTGAAGAACGGGTACGTCGTGCACCTCACAGACGGAGACGTGGAAAGCCAGCGTTCATACCAGGTACTGGTGAATGGCAAGGACAGGATGACGGTGTTCACGTTCTCGGCCACCAAAGGAGAGTGCGTCCTCACGCCACCGACAGAGTCGGACTGGCGCAAGTTCAGGTTCTGCAAAGACGACGTCATCGAATTTGAGAGAGCCAGCAGCGTGAAAGGCTCCGGCCCGCAGTGGATCACCAGTGTCTACAATGCGTATGCCGAAGAGCTGACGGCGACGCCAACCCACCATGTCGTGGAGTATCGCGTGAGCGGAACGGTGAACCATGCCAACCTCATCTGGCGTGACGATAGCCTGACCCCAAAAAACGCACCCGACGTCAAGCTCCCATGGACGTGCAAGACGAAGGTGAAGCTCGGCGGATACGCGCAGATCGAAGCGCGCGGAATCGACGAGAACGCCCTGGGCATCCTCGAGATCGAGCTGTGGGTTGACGGCAGCCGGCTGGACAGTGCCAGCAGCGGAACCGAGTCCAAAAATCCACGCGCCGTGATCACCAGGAAGCTCCCCTAG